ACCCTCCCCGTCGCCGACGACATACCACGCGTGAGGATCGAAGTGGTCGCCGGCGCCCTCGATGATCTCGAGCAGGTCCTCGAGTGCTGACTCCTCCGTGCTGGTGTCGAAGGGATCCCCCCCGCTGGCAGCGAGCATGTGCGTGCTGAACTGCTCCTCGCCGAGGGCTGCGAGGGAAGCCAGTCTCAGGCCATCGGGGCGGGTGGGGGCGTTGCCCAGCGAACGGCGGGCAATGATCCTCTGCTCAGGCACCCTTGATGCATACCCCACTCCTGCCGCGTCTGGCGCGCCCGGCCCCGCTCGCCCGTCAGGCGGCACCAGGGTGCCGTCGAGCCCGATCCGGGAGGCGAGGCCGACGTGCCCGGCCCGCTCGAGCGCCGCCCGGGTGGATCGCTCCTCCCCGTGCACGAGCGCCGGGCATCGGGGTCAGCGCGGCGGACGCCGTCGACGAGGGCGATCGCTCCGGCGTCCCGGAACCCGAGGTGCCCCCCGAACGGCTGGGCGTCGGCCCGCAGCCGGACCCGCCCCAGGATGTCCACACCCGGCTCCGGCCAGTCAGTGGCCAGACCAGCGACTCCTGCCACGTCATGGTCGAGGAAGAGCCCCGGCAGATGGTTCTGATCCGGCCGCGTGGCCGGCGGGCGTGCCGTGAGCAGGCCGGTCACGTCGTCGGGCTCCGGCGGCAGCCCGGGCACCCGCTGTGCGTCACCGCCTCGACCGCCGTCCCCGATCCGCACATCGAAAAGGACTGGATGATGCGGTCACTGACGAACAGGACGGGCTCACCCCGGCGTGATCGGCGGCTCGCCCGCTTGGCTGCACTCCACGTCGAGTCGGCCCGGAGTTCACCCCAGCACCGCTCCATGGTGTCCAGGTCGGGCCACTCCAGTTCGTAGCCGAACTCGAACAGCGGGACGCGCGTCAACCGCATCCGTTTCAGCCCGACCGCGGCGCCCAGCAGCCACGGCAATGCGGCCGGTGAACCGGGTCCGGGGTGCCCTCCCAGGTGCGGACGAAACGGAACCCCAGCGTCTCCATCAGGGGCTGAGCAGTGCTCTGCCAACGGTCCAGGAAGTCACCCCGCCGATCACACGGAATCGTGTAGATGCGCGGCTGGCGCACGCTCATGGTCGGCTCACTGGCCTGTCCGCGGCGTCGCGGCGTGGGTGACGAGCTCATCGGGATCGCCGTTCTGCCTCTGCGGCGATGGCCTCGACGAAGGCCTGAAGCTGCTGTTGCAGCTTCTCCTCGGGCATGAGCAGTGCTGCAGCGACCCCGGCCATGCTCTCGGTGCTGGTCAGCCGCGCCTGCCCGTCGGGAAGTGTCTCGATGACGTTGCGGTGCACCGCGACGAGCCACAGGGCGATGCCGGTCCAGGTCAGGTCGTGGCCTGGTCGCACGACCTCCACCCTGGACCGGATCGTCGTGCCGCCGTTGGCCCACGTGAATCGATGGCCCGGCGACAGGGGGGTCGGGCTGGCGACCTGGGCCGACGTCACGCCAGGGACGACTCCGGGCCAGGAGTCGACGTCAGCCAGGACCCCCCACAGGGCCGAGGCCGACGCGGCAGTGTCGATCTGCGCCGTGGCGGAGACCGGCGCCGCCGCATCAACGTCGCCCTGCCGGGCTGCGGCAGCCCCGCGGGCTTGGAGCTTTCGTGGTGTCCACATGCCTCCATGCTAAAGAAACAGATTGTCGCATTAGGATGAATCCATGACGAGCCTGACACCACCACGCGCCGGAACGATCCGCCCTGGAGGCCGGACCGCGCGGGTGCGGGCGGAGGTGCTCCGGGCAACCCGTGAGCTCCTGACCCAGCAGGGCGCCTCAGCCATGCGGATGGAGCTCATCGCGGAACGATCCGGAGTCCATCGCTCCACCCTGTACCGGCGCTGGAAGCGGCCTGCCGGCATCATCGCCGACCTTGCCGACGACATCGCCGGCACCATCGCCGTCCCCGACACGGGCGACCTCGGACAGGACCTCCGCCAGCTGGCTGGCCGACTCGCCCATCAGCTCGATGGCGACGGAGGCGCACTGGTCCGCGCACTGTTGGGCTGGCCCGACCAGGAGGTGCAACAGCACCTCGAAGACTTCTGGCGCGACCGCCGAGCCGACGTGGGGCTCGTGCTGCAGCACCACGGCATCGATGCTGACCCGGCACTGGTCACCCGACTCTTGGCCAGCCCCCTGCACTACCGAAGCCTGATCGAACGGCATCCCGTCGACGACGAAACGATCACGGCCGCGGTCGAGAGCACCATCCTGGCGGTACTCCGCACCCCCCGCACCTCGCACAGGTGAGAGAGGACGGCGTGCGCCGTGGCACGTCCGGCGCGGAATCCCGCGACGAAGAGTGCTTCCTTGACGTCCCCCGATCGGTACACCTGGGCCGTCCAGACAGCCGATGGCACGACAGGCTGGGTCCTACGGCGGTCGTACCCGGGCAGGGGCGGGTCCATCCTGTGGTCCGACGCGTGGTCAGCCCCGCCCAGCGGAGGGTGAAGACCATGAACACCGCGCCACTCACCCCTCCCGTCCTCGCCGCTCGTGGCCTGACCAAGGCCTACGGCTCCACCCACGCTCTGACCGGCGTCGACCTGGAGATCCGTCCCGGCGAGTCGGTCGCGGTCATGGGTCCCTCGGGTTCCGGCAAGACGACGCTGCTGCACGTCCTCTCCGGGATCATCGCTCCCGACGGCGGACGGGTCACCCTCGCCGGCGCCGACGGCACCGTCCACGAGGTCACCGCCCTCACCGAGGAGCAGCGGGCCCGGCTGCGGCGCGAGCGCCTGGGCTTCGTCTTCCAGGAGGGACTGCTGCTGCCCGAGCTCACCGCGGTCGAGAACGTCGCGATGCCCCTGATGCTCAACGGCGTCGACCGGCGCGCGGCAGAGCAGACGGCCGCGCGATGGCTCGGCTCCCTGGGCCTGGCCGGGATGGAGGACCGCCGCCCGGGCGAGCTCTCGGGCGGCCAGCGCCAGCGCGTGGCCATCGCCCGTGCCCAGGCCGTCGAGCCCGACGTCGTGTTCGCGGACGAGCCCACCGGCGCCCTCGACTCCGACACCTCGGAGGCCGTGCTGGACAGCCTCATCGCGTCGACCGTCGCCCGCGGCCGCACCCTCGTCGTCGTCACCCACGACCCGTCCGTGGCGGCGGCGTGCTCCCGGCTCATCCGGGTGCGCGACGGGCGCATCGAGTCCGATCAGGCCCAGGCGGCCGCCGGGACGACCCGGGAGCAGGTGCGCTGATGGAGACCCGCGTGATCAGCCTCTTCGCCCGCCGGGTCTTCCGTGACCGGACCGTGTGGGTGCTCCCGGTCACCGCGTTCGCCGCCGCGTCCGCGTTGACGCTGGCCGTGGCCGGAGGCGTCCACTTCTTCTGGACTCTGCCCGGTGAGATCGGGGGGTTCTACAAGGTCCTCTCCGGCATCGCCCTGGCCCTGCTCGTCCTTCCCCTGGCCGCGCTGGCCGGGGCAGCCGCCCGGCTGTTGGCCCGGCGCCGCGACGACCGTCTGTCCTCGCTGCGCCTGCTCGGTGCGTCGACGGCGACCCTGACCGGGCTGGCGGTCGCGGAGGCGACGATCCTCGCCGCCGCCGGGGCGGTGCTCGGCGTCGTCGGGTGGGCGGCGCTCATCCCCGTGATCGGCCTCCTCCCGTTCGCCGGTGGGACCATCGGCGTGGGGGCGCAGTGGATCGGCGTGCCCGGCGTGCTGGCCGTGCTCGCCGGCCTGACCCTGATCGCGGGGCTCTCCGCGTTGACCGGGCTGCGCCGGATCGCGATCACCCCGCTGGGGGTGCGCACCCGGCAGAACGCTCAGTCGGTCCACTGGGTGCGGCTCCTCGTGTTCGGGGCCCTGGTGGTCGTCGGGCAGCTGCTCATCGCGGTCTCCAAGGGTGCGGCCGACGTGGGCCTGGCCATCTCGGCCGTCTTGGTCGCCCTGGCCGTGCCCCTGCTCGCGCTGCACCTGCTCGGTCCGTGGGTCCTGTCCCTGGGTGCGAAGTGGCGTCTGCGTCGGGCTCGGACCCCGGAATCGCTCGTGGCCGCCCGCACCGTCCTGGACGCCCCGCGCCTGGCCTGGCAGCAGGTCGGCTCGCTCGCGGTGACCACCTACGTCGGCGTC
This sequence is a window from Micrococcus porci. Protein-coding genes within it:
- a CDS encoding GNAT family N-acetyltransferase, whose product is MPEQRIIARRSLGNAPTRPDGLRLASLAALGEEQFSTHMLAASGGDPFDTSTEESALEDLLEIIEGAGDHFDPHAWYVVGDGEGEIGVVLPQPLPDKPGTGTVFYVAVLPSRRGRGKGRQLHQFGLSELARRGCTEYVGSTSVDNAPMVAVFQANGCELEH
- a CDS encoding SRPBCC family protein, translated to MWTPRKLQARGAAAARQGDVDAAAPVSATAQIDTAASASALWGVLADVDSWPGVVPGVTSAQVASPTPLSPGHRFTWANGGTTIRSRVEVVRPGHDLTWTGIALWLVAVHRNVIETLPDGQARLTSTESMAGVAAALLMPEEKLQQQLQAFVEAIAAEAERRSR
- a CDS encoding TetR/AcrR family transcriptional regulator, with the protein product MTSLTPPRAGTIRPGGRTARVRAEVLRATRELLTQQGASAMRMELIAERSGVHRSTLYRRWKRPAGIIADLADDIAGTIAVPDTGDLGQDLRQLAGRLAHQLDGDGGALVRALLGWPDQEVQQHLEDFWRDRRADVGLVLQHHGIDADPALVTRLLASPLHYRSLIERHPVDDETITAAVESTILAVLRTPRTSHR
- a CDS encoding ABC transporter ATP-binding protein, translated to MNTAPLTPPVLAARGLTKAYGSTHALTGVDLEIRPGESVAVMGPSGSGKTTLLHVLSGIIAPDGGRVTLAGADGTVHEVTALTEEQRARLRRERLGFVFQEGLLLPELTAVENVAMPLMLNGVDRRAAEQTAARWLGSLGLAGMEDRRPGELSGGQRQRVAIARAQAVEPDVVFADEPTGALDSDTSEAVLDSLIASTVARGRTLVVVTHDPSVAAACSRLIRVRDGRIESDQAQAAAGTTREQVR
- a CDS encoding permease, with translation METRVISLFARRVFRDRTVWVLPVTAFAAASALTLAVAGGVHFFWTLPGEIGGFYKVLSGIALALLVLPLAALAGAAARLLARRRDDRLSSLRLLGASTATLTGLAVAEATILAAAGAVLGVVGWAALIPVIGLLPFAGGTIGVGAQWIGVPGVLAVLAGLTLIAGLSALTGLRRIAITPLGVRTRQNAQSVHWVRLLVFGALVVVGQLLIAVSKGAADVGLAISAVLVALAVPLLALHLLGPWVLSLGAKWRLRRARTPESLVAARTVLDAPRLAWQQVGSLAVTTYVGVMAGAGLGLASEGEATLTHPEDLMVMQDLRTGVLLTLLISFLLAACSVALNQSAQVVDRADLHRGLAYGGMPVRRIHAMRRASVMLALGTVMTVSIGAAVITGGPLIGASALYAPLSLLVIVASLVGGVLLVRGGVDVTAPALRRSVALA